The following coding sequences lie in one Candidatus Dependentiae bacterium genomic window:
- a CDS encoding DEAD/DEAH box helicase translates to MPKYDKPEQKRSYKTSSDQTKKYASHKASDSRRDTGKSFRPSRDLDSSGAPERRGGQRRDNDRPFGARSFGDKPYNSERSFNKPEHSFNRPERSNNRPARTFGDKPFNSDRSFNRPERSSDRPERSFNRPERSNDRPARTFGSEVKPAWAHRTEGSNRNFDSSGAPEKRWGQHRNNERPFSARPSGDRPFGAQSFGDKPYNAERSFNKPERSFDRPNRSFNRPERSTDRPARTFGSEGKPAWAKRSPDSSGAPEKRWGQRRDNDKPSNPERSASRPEQTAEKPVRAYNDTSRTTWSSRSPGRTSTRPTGGQGRGKTVKKFNPSDFIKKVEEQVISAAYVPKHAFSDFLVEEQVKQNIIKRGYTTPTPIQDQTIPLLLEGKDVIGTANTGTGKTAAFLIPLVNNLLTKKTSRVLIITPTRELAAQIQAELEFFKAGTGFSSVLCIGGLSINLQINVLKRDPEFVIGTPGRLKDLEQNRHLNLSKYNSIVLDEVDTMLDMGFINDMKYILSRLPENRHSLFFSATISPEIKMLMNQFLRNPVSISVKTRQTAENVNQDIIKVNPLNKIEVLHDLLIKPEFTKVIIFVRTKRSTDKLSKNLRERGFKIATMHGDKSQAQRKKALAMFKDNHIKILLATDVVARGIDIDDVSHVINYDLPQTHEDYIHRIGRTGRANKVGQALTFIE, encoded by the coding sequence ATGCCAAAATACGATAAACCGGAACAAAAAAGATCTTACAAAACATCTTCAGATCAAACAAAAAAATATGCGTCACACAAAGCCTCAGACTCAAGGCGCGATACTGGAAAATCATTTAGACCAAGTCGTGATTTAGATTCAAGTGGAGCTCCTGAAAGACGCGGGGGTCAACGTCGTGATAACGACAGACCTTTTGGCGCTCGATCATTTGGCGACAAACCATACAACTCTGAACGGTCTTTTAATAAACCAGAGCATTCGTTCAATCGGCCAGAACGTTCAAACAACAGACCTGCTCGAACTTTTGGTGATAAGCCTTTCAACTCTGATAGGTCTTTTAACCGACCAGAGCGTTCATCTGACAGACCGGAACGTTCGTTCAATCGCCCAGAAAGATCAAACGACAGACCTGCTCGAACTTTTGGCAGTGAAGTTAAACCTGCTTGGGCACATAGAACTGAAGGCTCAAACCGCAACTTCGATTCAAGCGGCGCTCCTGAAAAACGTTGGGGGCAACATCGTAATAACGAAAGACCTTTTAGTGCTCGCCCATCGGGTGATAGACCTTTTGGCGCTCAATCATTTGGCGACAAACCATACAACGCCGAACGATCTTTTAATAAACCAGAGCGATCATTTGATAGACCGAATCGTTCGTTCAATCGACCAGAAAGATCAACCGACAGACCTGCTCGAACTTTTGGCAGTGAAGGTAAGCCTGCTTGGGCTAAGCGTAGTCCTGATTCAAGCGGTGCTCCTGAAAAACGTTGGGGGCAGCGTCGTGATAACGACAAACCTTCAAATCCAGAACGGTCAGCAAGCCGACCAGAGCAAACTGCCGAAAAACCTGTTCGAGCATATAACGATACAAGCAGAACAACATGGTCAAGCCGCAGCCCAGGCCGCACTTCAACTCGTCCAACCGGCGGACAAGGAAGAGGTAAAACAGTTAAAAAATTTAATCCTTCAGACTTTATAAAAAAAGTTGAAGAGCAAGTAATATCAGCTGCATATGTCCCTAAGCATGCTTTTTCAGATTTTCTTGTTGAAGAGCAAGTTAAGCAGAACATCATTAAACGAGGGTACACAACACCCACACCCATTCAAGATCAAACTATTCCGCTCTTGCTTGAGGGTAAAGACGTTATCGGCACGGCAAACACCGGCACCGGTAAAACAGCTGCTTTCTTGATTCCGCTAGTAAATAATCTCTTAACAAAAAAAACCTCTCGAGTGTTGATTATTACCCCAACTCGAGAGTTAGCTGCTCAAATTCAAGCTGAACTTGAATTTTTCAAGGCTGGAACAGGATTTTCTTCGGTGCTCTGCATTGGCGGATTAAGTATTAATCTTCAAATTAATGTTTTAAAACGAGATCCAGAATTTGTCATAGGCACACCAGGTCGATTAAAAGATTTAGAACAAAATAGACATTTAAATCTGTCCAAATACAATTCTATTGTTCTTGACGAAGTTGATACAATGCTTGATATGGGATTCATTAATGATATGAAATATATCCTTTCAAGATTACCTGAAAACCGTCATTCACTCTTCTTTTCAGCAACAATTTCTCCTGAAATTAAGATGTTAATGAATCAGTTTTTACGCAATCCAGTTTCAATCAGCGTCAAGACAAGACAAACCGCTGAAAACGTAAACCAGGATATCATCAAGGTCAATCCTTTAAATAAAATTGAAGTGTTGCACGATCTTCTCATTAAGCCTGAGTTTACTAAAGTAATCATCTTTGTAAGAACCAAACGATCAACCGATAAACTATCCAAGAACTTACGCGAGCGCGGCTTTAAGATTGCTACAATGCATGGCGATAAGAGTCAAGCTCAACGCAAAAAAGCTCTTGCGATGTTCAAAGATAATCACATCAAAATCCTGCTTGCTACCGACGTTGTTGCTCGAGGAATAGATATCGACGATGTTTCGCATGTTATCAATTACGATCTTCCTCAAACTCATGAAGATTATATTCACAGAATTGGCAGAACTGGTCGAGCTAACAAAGTTGGCCAAGCGCTTACTTTTATTGAATAA